In a genomic window of Seriola aureovittata isolate HTS-2021-v1 ecotype China chromosome 11, ASM2101889v1, whole genome shotgun sequence:
- the lypd6 gene encoding ly6/PLAUR domain-containing protein 6: MEPWSAVAWVLLLTIMVDLLKSTNTRDFTEQDIVSLHPSSTPFPGGFKCFTCEDAQDNFECNRWAPDVYCPREAKYCYTRHTVDVEGDSVSVTKRCVAPEACLSTGCTDMDHEGIKVCTACCEGNICNLPVPWNETDAIFSITSPLSSTAGHPPTLTFSIIITSFIISSAV, from the exons ATGGAGCCCTGGTCTGCAGTGGCCTGGGTCCTGCTGCTGACCATCATGGTGGATCTTCTGAAGAGCACCAACACCAGAGACTTCACTGAACAAGATATTGtatccctccacccctcca GTACTCCATTTCCTGGTGGATTCAAGTGCTTCACCTGTGAAGATGCACAAGACAACTTTGAGTGCAACCGTTGGGCTCCAGATGTGTACTGTCCTCGTG AAGCTAAATACTGTTACACTCGCCACACAGTAGACGTGGAGGGTGACAGCGTGTCAGTGACAAAGCGCTGTGTGGCTCCAGAGGCATGTCTCTCCACAGGATGCACTGACATGGACCATGAAGGAATAAAG GTGTGCACAGCCTGCtgtgagggaaatatctgtaACTTACCGGTGCCATGGAACGAAACAGACGCCATCTTCTCCATCACCTCACCTCTCAGCAGCACTGCTGGACATCCACCCACACTGACCTTTTCAATCATCATCACTTCCTTCATCATCTCAAGTGCTGTTTAA